In Brachypodium distachyon strain Bd21 chromosome 5, Brachypodium_distachyon_v3.0, whole genome shotgun sequence, the genomic window ACTAACGAGCGGCCACTTGAGCCTGAGTGGGAAATGAGCACCTCATATAACATGACTGTAAGTCTCACTTTTTAGCGAATAAAACGAGCGTCTGATTggttaaaaaaacagaaggaaaAAACGAGTGGCCACTTATGTCAGAGTGTCCAGACCTGCAAATTATGCTTAAATGAGTATATCTTACATTCGCATGCTTGAACTGATATAGACTCAAATTCATCAGCATTAAAGCTTTATTTGGCATTGCGATAGTCTTTCTAGGCGTAACAAGAAAATCTAGCGAAAACTTGTAAATAGTTCCTTCGATAACAAAATTGCACAGCTCAGCTCAGTTCAACACAGTAAACAGCACGATCCCAAAAGGCAAGTAATATGCATCTTTGTTtaacaaagcaaacaagatGTTCAACATCCTTCAACCGAACAATATTAAATACTGTTGTTCTCAGCTCGCCCCCAAAGCTAATCCACGCCTTAGTTTAACAATAATTAATATCCTCCTCTCACGGCACGCAGCAATCCCTATCTGCCTAGCCCCGAATCTCAGCAGTTCAGTACAGCTGAggcatctcatctcatctatATATAGTCCGCATTACACCCACAATTATCATAAAACAAGTTTACCACAGCTACCTTTACCGCACCCAGCTCTCCAACATCCACCCCAACCATGGCTAGCCGCTCACTGGGTTTCCTCATTGCCATCCTTGCCTGCACCTGTGCGGTTAGCGCTCTGGCAGCACGCGACCTCACAGACGATCTGTCCATGGTCGCGAGGCACGAGCAGTGGATGGCCAAGTATGGCCGCGTGTACAATGACGTTGCAGAGAAAGCACAGAGGCTGGAGGTGTTCAAGGCCAATGTCGCGTTCATCGAGTTGGTCAATGCAGGGAACGACAAGTTCTCGCTTGAGGCCAACCAGTTCGCTGATATGACCGTCGATGAATTCAGAGCTGCCCACACTGGATATAAGCCGGTCCCTGCTAACAAGGGCCGGACGACCCAGTTTAAGTATGCGAATGTCAGCCTTGACGCCCTTCCAGCGTCCATGGACTGGAGAGCGAAAGGTGCAGTCACTCCAATCAAAGATCAAGGACAATGCGGTAAGATTATGTTCACATGAACCCGTGGAAACTATGTCTACATCAATAAATTATAAGTATTCTATTATCTCAGTATGGACAGTAACTAACTGCCGACTGAATCTTGGTTGAAGTTAGTCTGAACCTGTGTGTAATGGGCATAATTGAGTTCCGAGACTGGTTAACTAGTGGCAATCTTCATATATTTCAGGGTGTTGCTGGGCCTTCTCCACGGTGGCGTCCGTGGAGGGCATCGTCAAGCTGAGCACTGGGAAACTGATCTCACTGTCAGAGCAGGAGCTCGTGGACTGCGATGTGGACGGCATGGACCAGGGCTGTGAGGGTGGGCTCATGGACAATGCTTTCGAGTTCATCATCGATAACGGAGGCCTCACCACCGAGGGAAATTACCCTTACACCGGCACCGATGACAGCTGCAATTCCAACAAGGAGTCCAATGACGTCGCATCCATCAAGGGGTACGAGGATGTGCCGTCTAACGACGAGACGTCCCTGCTCAAGGCGGTGGCCGCACAGCCTGTCTCCATTGCTGTCGACGGTGGGGAC contains:
- the LOC100836000 gene encoding senescence-specific cysteine protease SAG39, translating into MASRSLGFLIAILACTCAVSALAARDLTDDLSMVARHEQWMAKYGRVYNDVAEKAQRLEVFKANVAFIELVNAGNDKFSLEANQFADMTVDEFRAAHTGYKPVPANKGRTTQFKYANVSLDALPASMDWRAKGAVTPIKDQGQCGCCWAFSTVASVEGIVKLSTGKLISLSEQELVDCDVDGMDQGCEGGLMDNAFEFIIDNGGLTTEGNYPYTGTDDSCNSNKESNDVASIKGYEDVPSNDETSLLKAVAAQPVSIAVDGGDNLFRFYKGGVLSGACGTELDHGIAAVGYGITSDGTKFWLMKNSWGTSWGEKGFIRMERDIADEEGLCGLAMQPSYPTA